The segment TCAATAACTACAGCCGGAGCCGCCTTACTTACTCTGGGAACCATTACACCCGTAAAAGCAGCCTCTTTTTATTCAATTACCGACTTGGGTACGCTGGGGGGCGAAGAAAGCTACGCCAACGCCATCAACAACTCAGGCCAAGTAGTCGGCTGGTCGTACACCAGTAGCGGGGCACAACGAGGCTTCTTGTGGGAAAACAATGCAATGACCAACCTCGGCACGCTGCCCGGAGGTAACGCCAGCGAAGCGAGGAGCATCAACAACAATGGCGACATAGTTGGCTGGTCAACAACAGCCAGCGACCAACAACACGCCGTTTTATGGCCGGAAAATGGCCAAATACAAGATATCGACCCGACCAGCAGCATCAGCCAAGCCAACGACATCAACGACAACGGCCAAGTAGTCGGCGGTTCGGATGGGCGTGCATTCATCTGGAGCAACCAGACAGGAAAGCGAAACCTCTGCCGCGATGAAGACCTCGGCCCTTTGGATTTCTGTCCTCGCAGCGAAGCCCTGAGCATCAACAACGCGGGTCAGGTGGTCTATTCTTACACTAATTCTCCTATGAGCAGCGGTATTGATCTTTGGCAAAACGGTCAGTACATCAGCGGTGTTAGCGGGTCTTATGGTCTAAGCCAAAGGGCTGCCGTTAATGAGTTTGGCAATGTAGCTGGCACAGAAAATGCGCCGTGTCTTTGCGATAGCGCTTTCTTCAAACCGTTTAACGGCTCGGGCATTTCCCTGGGTACGCTGTATTCTTCCCGACCAGAGGAGGGAGAAAGGCCGTTTAACGGAGCTAGGGCAATCAATAACTTAGGCCAAATAGTGGGTTTCTCAGGTCTTGCTCAATTTGGCCAATTAGTAGAACAACGAGCCTTTTTCTGGGAAAACGGGAATATTTTTGATCTCAACAAATTCATCTCCAATGACTCTGGCTGGTTTTTAACAGAAGCAACAGGGATTAACGATGTTGGGCAGATTGTTGGTCAAGGCACAATTAACGGTAAAAAGCGTGCTTTCCTGTTGAATCCGGTTGCTGAACCCAAGCCCGTACCTGAGCCAGCTTCTGCGTTGGGTTTGTTGGCCTTTGGCGCATTCGGGGCGGCTTCAGGTTTGCGACGCAAGCAAAAATCTAGCTTAACCAATAGCAGTAACGATAGTTAACCCTAACTAGAATTTCTAAAGTCATAGGAGAGTTGTGTCACGCAGCTCTCCTATTGTTTTTAGCGGGTAATGGCAGGGCAAGTGTTTGTAATGGGTTTTTCGTAACTAACTGCTACGCTCGTGTATCACTATTGAGGCGTTGCGGTTGTATTTAGGTTATGACAACTTACAAATCTGTTTTTTGGCTTAATATTTTATCTTTTTTATTAGTTCTTGCTCTGATCCTCTATACCAAGTCTTTTGGCCCCTCAGCAGGAGTTTTATTTTCTCCACCTATTGCACCAAAAGCTATTAGTATTGGTCTGTTAACCCATACGTTCCAATTATTGTGT is part of the Microcoleus sp. FACHB-831 genome and harbors:
- a CDS encoding PEP-CTERM sorting domain-containing protein, whose amino-acid sequence is MSIMKKLSITTAGAALLTLGTITPVKAASFYSITDLGTLGGEESYANAINNSGQVVGWSYTSSGAQRGFLWENNAMTNLGTLPGGNASEARSINNNGDIVGWSTTASDQQHAVLWPENGQIQDIDPTSSISQANDINDNGQVVGGSDGRAFIWSNQTGKRNLCRDEDLGPLDFCPRSEALSINNAGQVVYSYTNSPMSSGIDLWQNGQYISGVSGSYGLSQRAAVNEFGNVAGTENAPCLCDSAFFKPFNGSGISLGTLYSSRPEEGERPFNGARAINNLGQIVGFSGLAQFGQLVEQRAFFWENGNIFDLNKFISNDSGWFLTEATGINDVGQIVGQGTINGKKRAFLLNPVAEPKPVPEPASALGLLAFGAFGAASGLRRKQKSSLTNSSNDS